One genomic region from Lycorma delicatula isolate Av1 chromosome 1, ASM4794821v1, whole genome shotgun sequence encodes:
- the LOC142319647 gene encoding uncharacterized protein LOC142319647 isoform X1 encodes MAERKSSLVVKSLQKHAGRVKEKKMDTTINDSFMAGEPLCSDIKVEVKDEVEENEFLFVPVVKAETDLTSEQDVAEAHTYLPKTEDPLHIESSDISLAFSNLDIPSVKLEKFDIKLEEMDHGKGSVFDEEPSQFREKKGKHCDVCLNSFLSNVDYKNHDCLKNKLIHDNKKKFMCEICQKSFSHKCNLKSHISIHTGEKKFTCNFCQKSFSQSCNLKSHISVHTGEKKFTCNICQKSFSQRSNLKSHISIHTGEKKFTCNICQKSFNQRSTLKSHISIHNGEKKFTCNICQKSFNQRTGLKSHIFIHTGEKKFTCNICLKSFNRRSSLQSHISIHTGEKEFTCNFCQRSFNQRSNLQRHISIHTGEKKNLM; translated from the exons AAAATGGACACAACAATTAATGATTCATTTATGGCTGGAGAACCATTGTGCTCTGATATTAAAGTAGAAGTTAAGGATGAAGTGGAagagaatgaatttttgtttgtacCAGTAGTTAAGGCAGAAACTGATTTGACATCTGAGCAA gaTGTTGCTGAAGCACACACTTATTTGCCAAAAACAGAAGATCCACTTCATATAGAGAGCAGTGATATTTCATTGGCTTTTAGTAATTTGGACATTCCTTCAGTTAAATTAGAAAAGTTTGATATAAAACTTGAAGAAAtg GATCATGGTAAAGGATCAGTTTTTGATGAAGAACCATCTCAgtttagagaaaaaaaaggaaaacactgtGATGTGtgcttaaattcatttttaagtaatgtagattacaaaaatcatgattgtttaaagaacaaattaattcATGATAATAAGAAGAAATTCATGTGTGAAATATGTCAGAAGTCTTTTagtcataaatgtaatttaaaatcacacatctccattcatactggtgaaaaaaaattcacatgcaatttctgtcagaaatcttttagtcaaagctgtaatttaaaatcacatatttctgttcatactggtgaaaaaaaattcacgtgCAATATCTGCCAAAAATCTTTTAGTCAGAgatctaatttaaaatcacatatctctattcatactggagaaaagaaattcacatgtaatatttgtcagaaatcttttaatcagAGATCAACTTTAAAATCACATATCTCCATTCATAATGGTGAAAAGAAATTCACATGCAATATctgtcagaaatcttttaatcagAGAACAGGTTTAAAATCACATATCTTCATTCACACTGGTGAAAAGAAATTCACATGCAATATCTGTCTGAAATCTTTTAATCGGAGATCAAGTTTACAGTCGCATATCTCGATTCATACTGGCGAAAAAGAATTCACATGCAATTTCTGTCAGAGATCTTTTAATCAGAGATCTAATTTACAAAGACATATTTccattcatactggtgaaaaaaaaaatctcatgtaa
- the LOC142319647 gene encoding uncharacterized protein LOC142319647 isoform X2 — translation MDTTINDSFMAGEPLCSDIKVEVKDEVEENEFLFVPVVKAETDLTSEQDVAEAHTYLPKTEDPLHIESSDISLAFSNLDIPSVKLEKFDIKLEEMDHGKGSVFDEEPSQFREKKGKHCDVCLNSFLSNVDYKNHDCLKNKLIHDNKKKFMCEICQKSFSHKCNLKSHISIHTGEKKFTCNFCQKSFSQSCNLKSHISVHTGEKKFTCNICQKSFSQRSNLKSHISIHTGEKKFTCNICQKSFNQRSTLKSHISIHNGEKKFTCNICQKSFNQRTGLKSHIFIHTGEKKFTCNICLKSFNRRSSLQSHISIHTGEKEFTCNFCQRSFNQRSNLQRHISIHTGEKKNLM, via the exons ATGGACACAACAATTAATGATTCATTTATGGCTGGAGAACCATTGTGCTCTGATATTAAAGTAGAAGTTAAGGATGAAGTGGAagagaatgaatttttgtttgtacCAGTAGTTAAGGCAGAAACTGATTTGACATCTGAGCAA gaTGTTGCTGAAGCACACACTTATTTGCCAAAAACAGAAGATCCACTTCATATAGAGAGCAGTGATATTTCATTGGCTTTTAGTAATTTGGACATTCCTTCAGTTAAATTAGAAAAGTTTGATATAAAACTTGAAGAAAtg GATCATGGTAAAGGATCAGTTTTTGATGAAGAACCATCTCAgtttagagaaaaaaaaggaaaacactgtGATGTGtgcttaaattcatttttaagtaatgtagattacaaaaatcatgattgtttaaagaacaaattaattcATGATAATAAGAAGAAATTCATGTGTGAAATATGTCAGAAGTCTTTTagtcataaatgtaatttaaaatcacacatctccattcatactggtgaaaaaaaattcacatgcaatttctgtcagaaatcttttagtcaaagctgtaatttaaaatcacatatttctgttcatactggtgaaaaaaaattcacgtgCAATATCTGCCAAAAATCTTTTAGTCAGAgatctaatttaaaatcacatatctctattcatactggagaaaagaaattcacatgtaatatttgtcagaaatcttttaatcagAGATCAACTTTAAAATCACATATCTCCATTCATAATGGTGAAAAGAAATTCACATGCAATATctgtcagaaatcttttaatcagAGAACAGGTTTAAAATCACATATCTTCATTCACACTGGTGAAAAGAAATTCACATGCAATATCTGTCTGAAATCTTTTAATCGGAGATCAAGTTTACAGTCGCATATCTCGATTCATACTGGCGAAAAAGAATTCACATGCAATTTCTGTCAGAGATCTTTTAATCAGAGATCTAATTTACAAAGACATATTTccattcatactggtgaaaaaaaaaatctcatgtaa